From a single Bacteroidia bacterium genomic region:
- a CDS encoding NosD domain-containing protein, whose amino-acid sequence MKKNHLAPLMFVLLALSACNKQPPINPVSENETPYVWKAPATLTGNPEQDLQTLATFTDLPFDPEAAKKSSVVILPANSTDGLAAAVQAAGPNGIVVVKSGDHYETGSVVISQRINIIGESGAVIHSGVQNVLNVPYLEPAIHLLNAGKSVVAGLQFSPTAGPQDGGTVFLVENSDQVHIALNQMTGFEFGIVLEQSEKNWLTGNHIVSSNLWQTVGIECHGIIIINGEKAKVRYNNISGSFFGVWACDGQGLYKDNYTHDNYLGLILCKVPANAIPLPGGQAVGAQFSANHWTVTKNYSNDNLNVGYLVIDGANNNTLTNNQASGNGDYDIELVGDSYRFGFLTPFSFDNTVNDAGANLKIKDCGTNNTVNGGVIVDIVADPCY is encoded by the coding sequence ATGAAAAAAAATCATCTCGCCCCCTTGATGTTTGTTTTGCTGGCTTTGTCTGCCTGCAATAAACAACCCCCCATCAATCCGGTTTCTGAAAATGAAACCCCTTACGTATGGAAAGCTCCCGCCACGCTTACCGGCAATCCCGAACAGGATCTACAAACACTGGCTACATTCACCGACCTTCCATTCGACCCGGAAGCTGCTAAAAAATCGTCAGTTGTAATCCTGCCCGCCAATTCTACCGATGGTCTCGCTGCCGCTGTTCAGGCCGCAGGACCAAATGGCATTGTCGTGGTAAAATCGGGTGACCATTATGAGACTGGTTCAGTGGTGATTTCCCAACGAATCAATATCATCGGAGAGTCGGGCGCTGTGATTCACTCGGGTGTACAGAATGTACTGAATGTACCCTATCTTGAGCCTGCCATTCATCTGCTCAATGCGGGCAAGTCGGTCGTGGCGGGATTGCAGTTTAGCCCGACAGCAGGCCCACAGGATGGCGGTACCGTGTTTTTGGTTGAAAATTCAGATCAGGTTCATATCGCTCTCAATCAGATGACCGGGTTTGAATTTGGTATTGTCCTCGAACAGTCTGAAAAAAACTGGCTCACCGGCAATCATATCGTTTCTTCAAACCTTTGGCAAACGGTAGGCATTGAATGTCATGGAATTATTATCATCAATGGCGAAAAAGCCAAGGTTCGTTACAATAATATTTCAGGCTCTTTCTTTGGCGTATGGGCATGTGATGGACAGGGACTTTACAAAGACAACTATACACACGACAACTATCTTGGATTAATTTTGTGCAAGGTACCGGCGAATGCCATTCCTCTGCCCGGAGGACAAGCGGTCGGCGCTCAGTTTTCTGCCAATCACTGGACAGTTACAAAAAATTACTCCAATGATAATCTGAATGTAGGATACCTGGTCATTGACGGAGCGAACAACAATACACTCACGAATAACCAGGCAAGTGGCAATGGCGATTATGATATCGAACTGGTAGGCGATTCGTACCGGTTTGGTTTCCTGACCCCGTTCTCATTTGACAATACCGTCAACGACGCCGGTGCCAACCTCAAAATAAAAGATTGTGGCACAAACAATACCGTAAACGGCGGTGTGATTGTGGATATAGTGGCCGATCCTTGTTATTGA
- a CDS encoding M1 family metallopeptidase, protein MKHIIAFTLLVVGAWELFAQQEVFYQIETSLDTKTHQMKGHEQVFYVNNSPDTLFEVFYHLYWNAFKPGSQMAILSEDSLYGNPRINDKISHLTKGEEGFIHVTSFYQDGIRLSPKEHETILRVTLHKPLLPGKKTKLELDWEAQVPLLVRRAGRDNVEGIDYAIAQWYPRIAGYDADGWHADPYLAREFYGPFGSFDVTITLDSQYVVGGTGTLQNPEETGHGYQLPKVKVKPSQNGKITWHFKAEKVHDFVWAADPDYIHQTIQVPNGPKVHFFFQPTDSVRERWDSLMVFTGNLFQRLSNLLSPYPYSDYSVIQGGDGGMEYPQATLITASKAARKDMEEFCRVTTHEIVHNWFQGMVATNERRDPWMDEGFTRYYTRRLMDEYFPQTAPHQKYNYDGYFSLIKNGTQTPMSRHADHFPGEEVYRQSVYAKGGVFLGQLDYILGREVFDEAMKAYIREWSFRQPTPREFKRSIEKKSGIDLDWYFSYWLKTTDTIDYAIQKVSALPGTSEKTEIQLQRVGQMPMPIDLVITYKNGVKENYTIPLQMMWASKKQDSLLGDFQTLPEWNWPVRTYRMTINHPIAEIEHIEIDPGKRMADVNRTNNAWIWP, encoded by the coding sequence ATGAAACATATTATCGCTTTTACCCTGTTGGTGGTTGGCGCATGGGAGCTTTTTGCGCAGCAAGAGGTCTTTTACCAGATCGAAACCTCACTCGATACAAAAACCCACCAAATGAAAGGCCACGAACAGGTTTTTTATGTAAACAATAGCCCTGATACTCTATTTGAAGTATTTTATCACCTCTACTGGAATGCGTTTAAGCCAGGTTCGCAAATGGCCATACTGTCTGAAGACAGCCTTTATGGAAACCCTCGCATCAATGACAAAATCAGCCACCTCACAAAAGGTGAAGAAGGATTTATTCACGTTACCAGCTTTTACCAGGATGGCATACGTCTTTCCCCCAAAGAGCATGAAACCATTCTCCGGGTAACACTTCACAAACCACTTTTACCGGGTAAAAAAACCAAACTGGAATTGGATTGGGAAGCCCAGGTACCGCTACTTGTCAGGCGTGCCGGAAGAGACAATGTCGAGGGAATTGACTACGCTATTGCGCAGTGGTATCCCAGAATCGCCGGATATGATGCAGATGGATGGCATGCAGACCCATATTTGGCCCGCGAATTCTACGGACCGTTTGGTAGTTTTGATGTTACCATTACCCTCGACAGCCAATATGTAGTCGGAGGTACCGGAACACTACAAAATCCTGAGGAAACAGGACACGGATATCAGCTACCAAAAGTCAAGGTAAAACCATCGCAGAATGGCAAAATTACCTGGCACTTCAAAGCTGAAAAGGTACATGATTTTGTATGGGCAGCTGACCCGGATTATATCCATCAGACCATTCAGGTGCCCAATGGCCCTAAAGTTCATTTCTTTTTCCAACCCACCGATTCTGTCCGGGAGAGATGGGATTCCTTAATGGTATTTACCGGAAATCTATTTCAAAGACTGAGCAACTTACTATCTCCATATCCATACTCCGATTATTCTGTCATTCAAGGCGGAGACGGAGGAATGGAATATCCGCAGGCCACATTGATCACAGCCAGCAAAGCCGCTCGTAAAGATATGGAAGAGTTCTGCAGGGTAACAACACATGAGATTGTGCACAACTGGTTTCAGGGAATGGTCGCAACAAATGAAAGAAGAGATCCATGGATGGATGAAGGATTTACCCGATATTACACAAGAAGGCTGATGGATGAATATTTTCCCCAAACAGCCCCGCACCAAAAATACAATTATGATGGATACTTTAGTCTGATCAAAAACGGGACACAAACCCCGATGAGTCGCCATGCAGATCACTTTCCAGGCGAAGAAGTTTACCGGCAGTCAGTGTATGCAAAAGGAGGCGTTTTTCTCGGCCAACTGGATTATATACTTGGACGTGAGGTTTTTGACGAAGCAATGAAGGCATATATCCGGGAATGGAGTTTTCGCCAACCAACACCCCGGGAATTTAAACGCAGTATTGAAAAAAAATCAGGCATAGACCTTGACTGGTATTTCAGCTACTGGCTGAAGACAACGGACACCATTGATTACGCCATTCAGAAAGTTTCGGCATTGCCCGGCACAAGTGAAAAAACAGAAATTCAGCTACAGCGGGTTGGCCAGATGCCTATGCCGATTGACCTTGTGATAACATATAAAAATGGGGTAAAGGAAAATTATACGATCCCACTACAAATGATGTGGGCTTCCAAAAAGCAGGACAGTTTGTTAGGTGATTTCCAAACGCTACCGGAATGGAACTGGCCTGTAAGGACTTACAGGATGACGATAAACCATCCGATCGCAGAAATCGAACACATAGAAATAGATCCTGGAAAAAGAATGGCAGATGTAAACAGAACTAATAATGCATGGATATGGCCATGA
- a CDS encoding glycosyltransferase family 2 protein: protein MANSTYITMKRPEEMAVSTEITPAQTKAQVSNPPKPNMYIAILATWGLSLVWFHPRLIQLLYMADNPIRWASLVFFILFIEFAWLYGIYNLVLISFAWYYRKVHHNKEMNLVSMPAANAPGVALLHTVYNDFKPESALSCVNQDYHNFTVYILDDSTDPAYQMQVDSFASRFPHRVKVVRRDDRKAFKAGNMNNGLSTVATEEPYFAIADADEVLPPDFLAKLVPIMESDPMCAFIQANHRANPNADSKLAQAMAPGIDLHWKWYQPLRNRYGFVMFLGHGAILRRKCWEEIGGFPDIVSEDLGFAIRARELGYRGRFVEDVVCYEDFPETVRAFRVRHMKWTRGTCEFLYKEGLNLLRAERITWMEKMDILFPTLNLPLTLLFFLFMVNANLLLPFILGQSQPLTFAIAGQEFVIPIVSLQAGFGVIFTPDFYMITLLTFFAPVLCFIVGMWRTPLKLYRFLSHSTALYAALGPLSTVGVLSFLFTKKAIFLVTGDNFSQGKGLEKPRETVFQKIRNWGNELVGKSHPDQTAIQVFEIGIGVLFGVISIYLFQISFFGLCLAFILLPFMHHVTWNKPLVKALVFVPFTLILFGLGIGALGSLGMQTVFFGYGFHF, encoded by the coding sequence ATGGCGAATAGTACATACATAACGATGAAACGGCCGGAGGAAATGGCTGTCTCAACTGAAATCACCCCTGCTCAGACAAAAGCGCAGGTTTCGAATCCGCCCAAACCCAATATGTATATCGCCATTCTGGCTACGTGGGGGCTTTCACTGGTATGGTTTCACCCTCGATTGATCCAACTCCTTTACATGGCTGATAATCCAATCCGTTGGGCTTCTCTCGTGTTTTTTATCCTCTTCATCGAGTTTGCCTGGCTCTACGGAATCTATAATCTGGTGCTGATCTCCTTTGCCTGGTATTACCGGAAAGTGCATCACAATAAGGAAATGAACCTGGTCAGTATGCCTGCTGCCAATGCTCCCGGTGTGGCATTGCTTCACACGGTGTACAACGATTTTAAACCCGAAAGTGCGCTCTCCTGCGTCAATCAGGACTACCACAATTTCACCGTCTATATCCTCGACGACAGCACTGATCCTGCCTATCAGATGCAGGTGGATAGTTTTGCCAGCCGTTTTCCTCACAGGGTAAAAGTGGTGAGAAGAGATGACCGTAAAGCCTTTAAAGCGGGGAATATGAACAATGGCCTGAGTACAGTCGCTACGGAAGAACCTTACTTTGCCATTGCCGATGCAGATGAAGTATTGCCGCCGGACTTCCTCGCCAAACTGGTACCCATCATGGAGTCTGACCCGATGTGCGCTTTTATCCAGGCCAATCACCGCGCCAATCCAAATGCAGACAGCAAACTCGCGCAGGCCATGGCGCCCGGCATCGACCTTCACTGGAAATGGTACCAGCCGCTGCGCAACCGCTATGGATTTGTGATGTTTCTTGGACACGGGGCCATCCTGCGCCGCAAATGCTGGGAAGAAATCGGCGGTTTTCCCGACATCGTGAGTGAAGATCTGGGTTTTGCGATCCGGGCGAGAGAACTTGGCTATCGCGGGCGGTTTGTGGAGGATGTGGTTTGTTATGAGGATTTCCCCGAAACCGTACGCGCATTCAGGGTGAGACATATGAAATGGACGAGAGGTACTTGCGAGTTTTTGTACAAAGAAGGGCTGAACCTGCTCCGCGCTGAGCGTATCACCTGGATGGAAAAGATGGACATTCTTTTTCCCACCCTGAATCTGCCATTGACTCTGTTGTTTTTCCTTTTCATGGTGAATGCCAATCTGCTGTTGCCCTTTATTTTGGGACAATCACAGCCGCTGACATTTGCCATTGCCGGACAGGAATTTGTAATCCCAATTGTGTCGCTTCAGGCAGGATTTGGGGTGATATTTACCCCTGACTTCTATATGATTACGCTGTTGACATTTTTTGCGCCGGTATTGTGTTTTATCGTGGGAATGTGGCGTACACCGCTGAAATTATATCGGTTTTTGAGTCATAGTACTGCGCTGTATGCAGCTTTGGGACCATTGTCCACGGTGGGAGTGCTTTCCTTCCTGTTTACAAAAAAGGCGATATTTCTGGTAACGGGCGACAACTTTAGTCAGGGAAAAGGGCTCGAAAAACCCAGAGAAACTGTATTCCAAAAAATCCGCAACTGGGGAAACGAACTCGTAGGCAAATCACACCCTGACCAGACTGCGATTCAGGTGTTTGAGATCGGGATAGGAGTTCTGTTTGGGGTAATCAGTATATATCTGTTTCAGATTTCGTTTTTTGGCCTTTGTCTCGCATTTATCCTGCTTCCCTTTATGCATCATGTAACGTGGAATAAACCCCTCGTAAAAGCCCTGGTATTTGTACCATTTACGTTGATACTGTTTGGCCTGGGCATCGGGGCACTCGGCTCACTGGGTATGCAGACCGTGTTTTTTGGATATGGATTTCACTTTTGA
- a CDS encoding tetratricopeptide repeat protein: MKVLISVAICFFLSLAAFAQVDSEISSRLETAFQYAWSQEYDQAKSAFSQILRDHPQNADALSGMAYTLAWNGEYPKAKSFFQQLTHLYPDNPEGEKGLAYVALWEGNEKDAIRRFEAMLEKNPFQDEYILAIAQAYASLGKQKQARLYFDSTLELAPQRSEITHFLHGVQESPAKLEADIWGGYTNLQGTEKFGIRAAQMTWRPAKEYRVWARYDNSLTLDNFSLVQNNRGAGTVYFGGINDWNRRLTTRLEVGRRFWDEGSDQNIVQGEQVVFFDGGYAVKAGGFVAIGNERFTEKMIFAGGNIPVSSTFSIEPVYFLSNTGQSVVENRLLVSGKLRMDDKYFLDAGLIYGRTALIGQHAGSNIVGTNMVFRLPMGKVHWLQFLFRYERQNAQNFTTAAMGLRFRLEN; the protein is encoded by the coding sequence ATGAAAGTTTTAATAAGTGTAGCGATTTGTTTTTTCCTGTCCCTTGCAGCCTTTGCGCAGGTTGACAGCGAAATTTCTTCCCGCCTTGAAACTGCTTTCCAGTACGCCTGGAGTCAGGAGTACGATCAGGCGAAATCTGCTTTTTCCCAGATTCTCCGGGATCACCCCCAAAATGCTGATGCGCTCTCAGGTATGGCCTATACCCTCGCCTGGAACGGTGAATACCCCAAAGCAAAGTCTTTTTTCCAGCAACTTACTCACCTCTATCCCGACAATCCTGAAGGTGAAAAAGGGCTCGCATATGTCGCGCTCTGGGAAGGCAACGAAAAAGATGCTATCCGCCGCTTTGAGGCAATGCTGGAAAAAAATCCTTTTCAGGATGAGTATATCCTCGCCATCGCCCAGGCTTACGCTTCGCTCGGCAAACAAAAACAGGCGCGCCTCTATTTTGACTCTACCCTCGAACTCGCCCCTCAAAGAAGCGAAATCACACATTTCCTTCACGGCGTACAGGAATCTCCCGCCAAACTGGAGGCCGATATCTGGGGTGGCTATACCAATCTTCAGGGAACAGAAAAGTTTGGCATCCGCGCTGCCCAAATGACCTGGCGTCCCGCAAAAGAATATCGGGTCTGGGCCAGGTATGACAATTCTCTGACGCTGGATAATTTCTCTCTGGTGCAAAACAACCGCGGTGCGGGTACGGTTTACTTCGGCGGGATCAATGACTGGAATCGCCGACTCACTACCCGTCTCGAAGTGGGCCGCAGATTCTGGGACGAAGGCAGCGATCAGAACATTGTACAAGGCGAACAGGTAGTTTTCTTTGATGGGGGATATGCCGTAAAAGCCGGTGGGTTTGTGGCAATCGGTAATGAGCGATTCACCGAAAAAATGATCTTTGCCGGGGGAAATATTCCTGTCAGTTCCACCTTTTCCATCGAACCTGTCTATTTCCTTTCCAATACCGGCCAGTCTGTAGTAGAAAATCGCCTCCTGGTTTCGGGTAAACTGCGGATGGATGATAAATACTTCCTCGATGCAGGGCTCATTTACGGAAGAACCGCGCTGATTGGACAACATGCCGGAAGCAATATTGTAGGAACAAACATGGTCTTCCGCCTTCCGATGGGTAAAGTTCACTGGCTTCAGTTTCTCTTCAGATACGAAAGGCAAAACGCTCAGAACTTCACCACTGCGGCTATGGGACTCAGATTCAGGCTCGAAAATTAA
- a CDS encoding tetratricopeptide repeat protein gives MRFFNFLIIIFSFQISVAQSLLTDSLKLLLSRESRPLQRAELLNQLAYTSYRENVSLGKSYAYKALQLSEQYNLDKPLVNSYINLGRCYRLENNWDSAEWVLKTALKTSQNVHYDEGGMNAANNLGATYLMQGKTDQAKPLFESALTTATRINDAKGQANAYNNLAIIAKSEMDYLLALHYLDSARVVYTLISDSSGISTTYTNQALVYDLLEENDSAIVYFFLALRIQEGLGLEYQKGITLNQIGDLYFEKGLHKEALQQYQASLQIMETIGDAIGVVDACQNIGATMSILGNPVSAFPFLSKGLEYARISEDPEKTGISLINLGKWYSQSGNEKKAWDHFREAETLLKPIRAISLSQLYGAMGNLAGKQGNLMLAHDLFQQQLQLAREFEDLYEQQFALQYISELYRKQGNINLALAYTDQYHLIKDSLLNLKALETVNRLNIAYESEKKEKANLSLKTEVARQNARRIQMLSLAILIFLIGLSVFLWFLFRQRLRNRAHEMELQQERQRQQQLAELDATKSRFFANISHEFRTPLTLILGQNQHLQATVDDPALDSKFDMVDRNGRRLLELINQVLDLAKLESGKREWKPQTLDIIPFLKNQLFSFESLAEQKKQTLTYNGPADSLLIVADPEKLERIFYNLLSNAIKFTPEKGEITLLVDKTGGNVQISLKDTGIGIATSQLPYIFDRFYQADAGANHPSPGTGIGLALAKELAELHNGTLTVSSQPGEGSIFTVKLPLNTAIPQAVVTEYLPQLHPFEQIPILQETKPSVLADSDKEKILIVEDNPDVRSYLFDQLKRNGYEVIQTINGQEGLSMAKTHLPDLILSDVMMPRMDGFQFAKAIRKDQSTSHIPLVLLTAKASEESRITGLETGVDDYLTKPFNEKELKIRIANLISQRKLLRQRFSEALIIKAEDVTAVPMDQQFLQKVTETIEANLTNEQFGVETLSEAVNMSVTHLNRKLNALIGQSAGKLIRSMRMQRAADLLKQQAGTVSEIAFELCFSDPTNFARSFRQQFGVNPSEWRGE, from the coding sequence ATGAGGTTTTTTAACTTTTTGATAATCATATTTTCTTTTCAGATTTCAGTGGCTCAATCACTGTTGACCGATAGCCTCAAACTTCTATTATCCAGAGAATCGCGCCCGCTCCAACGAGCAGAACTGCTAAATCAGCTCGCTTATACTTCCTACCGGGAAAATGTATCGCTTGGAAAATCTTATGCCTATAAAGCCCTTCAATTGAGCGAACAATACAATCTGGACAAACCGCTGGTCAACAGTTATATCAATCTCGGTCGCTGCTACCGGCTGGAAAACAACTGGGATTCGGCTGAATGGGTACTCAAGACTGCACTGAAAACCAGCCAAAATGTACATTACGATGAAGGCGGGATGAATGCAGCCAACAACCTCGGCGCAACTTATCTCATGCAGGGAAAAACGGATCAGGCTAAACCGCTGTTTGAATCGGCCCTTACCACTGCAACCCGTATCAATGACGCCAAAGGACAGGCCAATGCATACAACAACCTTGCGATTATCGCAAAATCTGAAATGGATTACCTTCTTGCACTGCACTATCTCGATAGTGCCCGGGTGGTCTATACCTTGATTTCCGACAGTTCTGGGATCAGCACGACATATACCAATCAGGCGCTGGTATATGATCTGTTAGAAGAAAATGACTCCGCAATTGTCTATTTCTTTCTGGCACTCAGGATTCAGGAAGGGCTTGGACTCGAATACCAAAAAGGCATTACCCTAAACCAAATCGGCGACCTCTACTTCGAAAAAGGCCTTCATAAAGAAGCCCTGCAACAATATCAGGCCAGCCTCCAAATCATGGAAACGATCGGCGATGCCATAGGCGTAGTGGATGCTTGTCAGAATATCGGGGCAACAATGAGTATTCTGGGAAATCCTGTATCGGCTTTCCCGTTCCTCTCCAAAGGACTCGAATATGCCCGGATATCCGAAGACCCTGAAAAAACAGGGATAAGCCTCATCAATCTGGGAAAGTGGTACAGCCAGTCGGGAAATGAGAAAAAAGCATGGGATCATTTCCGGGAAGCAGAAACACTTCTCAAACCTATTCGGGCCATTTCCCTCAGTCAGCTTTATGGGGCAATGGGTAATCTGGCAGGGAAACAAGGAAATCTAATGCTGGCACATGATCTGTTTCAGCAACAATTACAACTGGCACGGGAGTTTGAAGATCTGTACGAACAACAATTTGCGCTTCAATATATTAGCGAATTATACCGCAAGCAGGGAAATATAAATCTGGCACTCGCGTACACAGACCAATATCATCTCATCAAAGACAGTCTGCTCAACTTAAAGGCACTCGAAACCGTCAACCGCCTGAATATCGCCTACGAATCGGAAAAGAAAGAAAAAGCCAATCTCTCCCTGAAGACAGAAGTCGCCCGCCAGAATGCCCGGCGTATTCAAATGCTCAGTCTGGCAATCCTTATCTTCCTCATTGGCCTGAGTGTATTTTTATGGTTTCTCTTCCGGCAGCGCCTCCGAAACCGGGCACATGAAATGGAACTCCAGCAGGAGCGCCAGCGCCAGCAACAACTCGCAGAACTTGACGCAACCAAATCGCGGTTTTTTGCCAATATTTCCCACGAATTCCGCACTCCGCTCACCCTCATTCTCGGCCAAAACCAACACTTACAGGCAACTGTGGACGATCCCGCCCTTGACAGTAAATTTGACATGGTGGACAGAAATGGCCGCAGACTGTTGGAACTGATCAATCAGGTACTCGACCTCGCGAAACTCGAATCGGGCAAACGCGAGTGGAAACCCCAAACCCTCGATATCATTCCCTTTCTCAAAAACCAGCTCTTTTCCTTCGAATCCCTGGCAGAGCAGAAAAAACAAACACTGACATACAACGGCCCTGCTGATTCACTGCTCATTGTTGCCGATCCGGAAAAGCTGGAAAGAATTTTTTACAATCTTCTCTCCAATGCCATAAAGTTTACACCCGAAAAGGGCGAAATTACGCTGCTTGTTGATAAAACAGGGGGAAACGTACAGATAAGCCTGAAAGACACCGGTATTGGTATTGCCACGAGCCAGTTACCCTATATCTTTGACAGGTTTTATCAGGCAGATGCGGGAGCAAACCATCCGTCTCCCGGCACCGGCATAGGACTGGCACTCGCCAAAGAACTCGCAGAACTCCACAACGGTACCCTCACTGTAAGCAGTCAACCCGGAGAAGGCAGTATTTTTACTGTAAAATTACCCCTGAACACCGCCATTCCTCAGGCAGTCGTAACAGAATATTTACCACAGTTACACCCATTTGAACAAATACCCATTTTACAGGAAACCAAACCTTCAGTGTTGGCAGATTCTGACAAAGAAAAAATCCTGATTGTAGAAGACAACCCCGACGTGCGCAGCTACCTTTTTGATCAGTTAAAAAGAAACGGATACGAAGTAATTCAGACCATCAATGGCCAGGAGGGATTGTCAATGGCAAAAACACATCTGCCTGATTTGATTCTCTCCGACGTCATGATGCCCCGGATGGATGGGTTTCAGTTTGCCAAAGCTATCCGTAAAGACCAGTCCACCAGCCATATTCCCCTGGTACTCCTGACCGCCAAAGCATCAGAAGAAAGCCGGATCACGGGATTGGAAACAGGCGTAGATGATTACCTGACCAAACCCTTTAACGAAAAAGAGCTGAAAATCCGGATCGCCAATCTCATCAGCCAGCGCAAACTATTGCGGCAGCGATTTAGTGAAGCACTGATCATCAAAGCAGAAGATGTTACTGCCGTGCCCATGGACCAGCAGTTTCTGCAGAAAGTAACCGAAACCATAGAAGCCAATCTCACCAACGAACAATTTGGTGTGGAGACCCTGAGCGAAGCGGTGAATATGAGCGTAACCCATCTCAACCGCAAACTCAACGCCCTTATTGGCCAGTCGGCGGGTAAACTAATCCGCTCGATGCGTATGCAGCGCGCAGCCGACCTGCTGAAACAGCAGGCAGGTACGGTTTCAGAAATTGCCTTCGAACTTTGCTTCAGCGATCCCACCAATTTTGCCAGGAGCTTCCGTCAGCAGTTTGGAGTAAACCCGTCGGAGTGGCGGGGAGAATAA
- a CDS encoding ATP-binding protein, with protein sequence MILREIQSQIERWLFRGKIIILYGARQVGKTTLTKSLISQYGDEAGFYNCEIQSVRSALSSEEPGILKKYLGDKKIVVFDEAQYIPNIGRVLKILIDTYPALQIIATGSSSFSLANQTSEPLTGRAIQFVLYPLSYSEVSDFLNPFERRAQLENFLISGMYPDIVQAPTGDGRILLDELSSRYLYQDVLTFENIKRADVIFKLLQLLALQIGNEVSLNELSTHLQINRRTVERYIDLLEKSFVIFRLPSFSRNLRKEISKGFKIYFYDTGIRNSIVQQYQPIESRNDKGALWENFLISERRKHLQKLQIKPNTYFWRTHDREEIDYIEEYNGELVGYEIKWKTTRKKSPMSFSDAYPNVSVRFIDTENFEDFIS encoded by the coding sequence ATGATTCTACGTGAAATTCAGTCGCAGATTGAACGATGGCTCTTCAGGGGGAAAATTATTATTCTTTATGGAGCCAGACAGGTAGGTAAAACCACCCTGACCAAATCTCTCATTTCACAATATGGAGATGAAGCAGGTTTTTATAATTGTGAAATTCAGTCTGTAAGGTCTGCGTTGAGTTCAGAAGAGCCAGGTATTCTAAAAAAATACCTGGGCGATAAAAAAATCGTTGTGTTTGATGAAGCGCAATACATACCCAACATTGGCAGGGTATTAAAAATACTGATTGACACATACCCCGCCTTGCAAATCATAGCAACCGGATCTTCCAGTTTCAGCCTGGCAAATCAGACGAGCGAACCGTTGACAGGCAGAGCCATCCAATTTGTACTTTATCCCCTTTCTTATTCTGAGGTCAGCGATTTTCTCAACCCGTTTGAGCGACGTGCTCAGTTGGAAAACTTTCTAATTTCAGGCATGTATCCCGATATTGTACAGGCCCCGACAGGAGATGGTCGAATTCTTTTGGATGAATTGAGCAGTCGATATTTGTATCAGGATGTGCTGACTTTTGAAAACATAAAACGGGCAGACGTAATATTTAAACTATTGCAACTGCTTGCGCTTCAAATTGGCAACGAGGTTTCCCTTAATGAACTTTCCACCCATCTTCAGATTAACCGACGAACGGTTGAGCGGTATATTGACCTATTGGAAAAATCATTTGTGATTTTTCGGTTGCCTTCATTCAGCCGAAACCTGAGGAAAGAGATCAGCAAAGGATTCAAAATATATTTTTACGATACAGGAATAAGAAACAGCATTGTACAGCAATATCAGCCTATAGAGTCAAGGAATGATAAAGGTGCACTGTGGGAAAATTTTCTGATAAGCGAAAGACGCAAACATCTTCAAAAACTTCAGATAAAACCCAATACCTATTTCTGGCGGACACATGACAGGGAGGAAATTGATTATATCGAAGAATACAATGGCGAGCTTGTGGGATATGAGATCAAATGGAAAACTACCCGGAAGAAATCACCCATGTCCTTTTCAGATGCATATCCAAATGTAAGCGTCCGGTTTATTGATACAGAAAATTTTGAGGATTTTATTAGCTGA